The sequence ATCGACGGCGAAAGCCGCGTTCGGAAAGGCTGGAAAATGAGCGTTCAACGACTCGGTTACATGGGCTTCGAAGTATCAGATGTGCAGGCCTGGCGGTCGTTCACAACTGAGAAGCTGGGTGCGATGGAGGCTGCTGGAGACGACAACTCGGCTCGGTTCAGGACCGACAGCCGCAGCTGGCGACTGTCGGTCGAGAAGGGTGCGTCGGATGACATCTCGTTCGCCGGCTTCGAAGTCGACAACGCGGAGGCACTGCACGCAATCGGCGAGCGTCTCGAATCGCAGGGCATCAAGGTGACCGCGGAGGGTAGCGAGTTGGCGGCAGATCGGGGTGTCCTCGGGCTGATCTCGTGTTCGGACCCGATGGGCACGCGAGTCGAGATCTACTATGGTGCGACAGAGCTGTTCGAGGAGCCGTTCGTCTCGCCGACCGGCGTCGGATCGTTCCTCACCGGCGACCAGGGTCTCGGCCATTACGTGATGGCCGTGCCGGACATCGACGCTGCCATGGAGTTCTACGTCGAGGGTTTGGGCTTGCATCTGTCCGACATCATCGACTGGACGCTTCCCGGAGATGTGAAGGCAAAACTTCACTTCCTGCACTGCAATGGCCGCCACCACAGCTTGGCGATCGTCGGTCTTCCGCAGACCAAGAAGCTTCACCACTTCATGCTCGAGCTCGAACGCATGGACGACGTCGGTTTTGCCTATGACAAGTTCGACGCGGACCAGTCGGTGGTCATGACGCTCGGTCGCCACACCAACGACCACATGCTTTCGTTCTACGGCGCAACCCCGTCAGGTTTTGCTGTCGAGTACGGCTGGGGGGCTCGGCAAGTTGAACCGGGATGGTCGGTAGTGCGCTACGACAAGATCAGCATGTGGGGCCACAAATTCGTGGGGAGTCACTAGGGCTGCGGCACACGTCCCAAGTCGTGGTGTGAACGCCCGTCGTAGGACACAATGATCTGGATGGCAACGATGCCACCGATGTGGAGTACAGCATGCGATTCGACACCGTGAGGGTGCTCCGGGACAGTCCTGGCATCACGACCACACTGGCCCTGTCGGACGAGGCGCACGACCGGTTCGTGGTGAGGCGCCTCGACCTGTCGATGGAGCGGCCGTGGAGTGCGCAATGGTTAGAGGGCGAGCTCGAGGCCACCTGCAGGGCTCGGCTACCGCACATCGTTCCCACCCGGATCGTCCGCAAGGGCCCTGATTACGTCGAGCTGGTCCGGCCCTTCGTCGCCGGTCTCGATATCCGGGAATGGCACGCCCAAGAGCCACGTGTGTCGAGCGAGGCCGAGCTCGAGCTGGTGTGTAACCTGTTCTATGCGCTGGCGCGCCTGCACCGCATGGGCATCGCCCACGGCGGAGTCCGGCCAGCCAACATCATGCTCACCGAGGGCAGCAACGAACTCGTGCTCCTCGACGCCACCGTGACGCGCAGTCAACTCGGTGGCCTGACCCATCCGGCCGATCTGACCGAAAGCCGATATCTTCTTCCAGAAGGACATGGACTGGCACACCCGACGGCGGGCTTTGCTGCCGACATCTATGCCGCGGGCTGGGTTGTGCTCGAGGCGCTCGCAGAAACCAATAGGACGGCCAGCGCCCTGCGCAGGGTGAAACCGCAGGACGATGCGTTCACCGAGCCCTCCCACTAGTGGACATCGTTGGCGTCCCAGCCCCGCTGCGCCCGATATTTTTGAAGCTGCTCGATCCGCGGGCAGGCCAGCGGTTCGAAACCGCAGAGGACGTGCTCGCGGCCGCCGAAGCGGTTGTCGCGACCGGCAGCAGGGAGACCAGGCCAACCTCTGCCGGCGCGCCGTCCGGCCACCACGGCTCGCTCGCGTACATGGAGCCGCCGCTGGTAGGCAGGAGTGACGAACTTGCCGCACTCACCGCAAGCATCGACGGCGCAGCCCGGTCGCAGGGAACGGTGATGTGCTTGAGCGGTGAGTCGGGGGTTGGAAAGAGCCGCCTGCTGGATGCGGTAGTCGCTCACGCCGAGGAGGCCGGGGTGACTCTGATGCGAACGGGTGCGTTCGACCATGCGCCGGCACGTCCACTCGGACTCTTCGCCGGCCCCTTGCGCGACGTGGTTGCCTACTTGATGGCCAACCCTCTCGCAGCGCAGCGAGTGCGCGAAGACATGGCTGACCTGCTTCCCGCGGCACTCGAGCAAGTACCGGAATTAGCCGAAGCGTTGGAAGAAAATTGGCCCGCCGCGCATGGTGCGCAGCGGTCGTTCACCAAGAACACGGCGCCCGCCGGGCCGACGTCGATCGCCCGACTACTTCTGTCCGTCTTCGATGAAGAACGCCCTGGGTTGATCGTGCTCGACGACTGCCAATGGGCAGACGATCTCAGCTGGCAAGTGCTCGCGAGGCTGGCCGCGACGATATCGAGCGATAGAACGCGCTCCGATTCGAACGTCTCGCTGATCTGTTCTTGCCGAACGGAAGCTGTTGCACAGGTGTTTGCCTGGGGCGTCACCGACATCACATTCGTCGGGCTGGAAAGCCTGTCGGACAAAGACACAGAGACACTGATCCGGTCCATCAGTGACGGCATTCCCGACGAGGTCATCCCTTACGTCACGAAGTACTCCAAGGGCAATCCGCTCGAAACGCTGCTGGCCTTCCAGGCGCTGGTCGATTCGTCGGCGCTGAAGCACAAGTCTGACCGCTGGTTTCTGGACGAGAGCGCGATGGCAGCACTGGCGTTGCAACCCCACATCCACGATTCGCACGCTGCGCTGGGGAACAGCGGCGCGCGAACCGATGTGCTCATTTCGCCGCGGTTGAGCCTGCTGTCGCCGGAAACAGAGCGGGCAATCCGTCAAGGCGCGGTGCTGGGGCGCCGGTTTTCCTCACGGCTCTTACAGGTGTGCCTACAGGCCAGCCCGACGGACGTCGAACAGCTCATGATGGAAGCAGCCCAGCTCAGAATTGTGCGCCGCGTCGCCGATGGCGATGGCAACGAATTCGAATTCGCACACGATCGGCTCCGCGAAGCCGTACTGGGAAACCTGACAGACGCCACCCGCCGGGAGCTGCATTTGCGCGCGGCGCATGCACTCCAGGGCCACTTCGAAGTTCGAGCCGACTACGACATCGCCTATCACTTCGACCAAGCCGGTCGCGCCGCGTCTGCGGTGCCCTTTGCTCTGCGCGCGGGCGAGGCGGGGCTGAGGCGCAACGCACTCGATGTCGCCGAGCGCAACTTCAAGATCGCCGAGACGGGACTCGCCCTGTGCGAATCCGCGGACGACATCGCGAGGTTTCGCCTGTACGAAGGCCTTGGTACGGTCCACATGCTTCTCGGGAGCTACGACCTGGCTGCGCACGAACTGGCCCGCGCACACGAATTTACCGGTACGCATTCGGGACTTGACGCTGCACGAATCGCAGCTCTGCTCGGTGAACTTGCCTTCAAAACAGGCCGATTCGACGACGCCACAGATTGGATGCAGCGGGGTATGCACGGCCTCGACCTGAGGATGCCGCGAAGTTCGGCCCATGCCGGTCTTCTGGCCGTCGGCGAGGTCGGTCTCCTCGCATTGGGATGGTTGTCTCGCCGACTACGTTTGGGCCGGGCGCCCGTCGATACGGAGCGCTGCCGTCTGGCCGCTCTGATCCATGACCGGCTGGTGTATCAACTGTGGTTCATCAAGTCACCGATCTGGGTGGCGTTGGCGATTCTGCGTTGCGCACGTTTCGCCAATACCGCCGGCGGCACTCGTGAGCGCGCACACGCATACTGCGGCGCTGCCGTGATCGCCGGGATTGCCCCCATCCTCGCGCCACTCGCGTTGCGGCTAGCCGACTTCTCATTGCGACTCAGCCAGACCGCCGGCGACGACTGGGGGATCGCCCACGCGCACCATTTTCGAGGATTCGCCCTCTACGCCGCGAACCGGTATGACGCCGCGATCGCAGCGTTCGACACCGCGAACACCGGCTTCGACGTACTTGGTGATCGTTGGGAACAGGTAGCCGCGATGTGGCAGAAATCGCTGTGTCTGGCACGGCAGGGAAAGCTGCACGAAGCCGGAACGCTGGCGCGGGACACGTATTGGGAGGGTAAACGCAGAGGCGATCGAATCGGTGCGGGAACCGCCCTTGCCATCTGGGTTCAGTGCCTTCCCGGTGACGTCAATGTCGAGACGATTGCCCGCGAAGTCCGGTTGACGAACCCTGGCGATCATCACACCCTGGCGATGTTGCACGCGGCGCGGGCGTGGCGACTGTTCCACACCAAGCAGTACGCACCAGCCCTCGACGCGTTTCGGCAGGCGGACGAGATCATACGTGCCTCTGGCTTGCGGAACCACTTCCTCGTCCCAATCCTCACCTCATATCTTCAGGTTCTCCGTCTCTCGCTCGCAGCAGGACCCGACCCGTGGACCGCGGAATACCGTGACCAGGCGAAAACGGCCCGGCGCCTGCTTCGCCGCGCACGTCGGTTGGCGGTCGTCTTCTGCAGTGAGCGGCCCGCGGTATTGCGGGAATGGGCACTGGCGTCGTTCTCTCAGCGACACAAATGGCGTGGGCGCATCCTGCTGGGCGCCGCCTGTCGCAGCGCACACCGCCAACAAGCGCAAGGCGAACTTGCCGCATGTGCCCTGGTTGCGGCATTGGTGGGACTCGAGCCCCGACGGGGGCCGCTGCGCGGCCTGCCGCCGCTGGCCGAACAATGCCTATCGCTCGGCATACGGGTGGATGGTGCGATTGTCGAATCGGCGCACCCACGCGAGCTATTCGTCGGCAGGGGTCCAGCCCGTCACCGTGCCCTTCTCGACGCCGTGAGCTCCATTGTTGCGTCCGATGATCTCGATGAGGTTCTTGACAAGCTGCGAGACGCCACCTTCGCTACGACGACCGCGCGGCGGGTGGAAATCGCTGACGGGCCAGCGCCGAGCGACCTGGTCGGGGTTCATGAGCCATTGCCGACGCCATTGTTCGGAGATTCGAGGACGGTCGGCGAAGGCCCGGAGATGAGGGTGACCGATCGCCTCTCTGTGCGGGTCCCCGTAGACGGGCACGCCGAAAAGTCAATCATCGCCGCCTTTCCGCTCGGGGAAGGGGAGTACCACCGGCCAACCATGGAGGTTCTGGCCGCGCTCGCCGGCGCCGTGATCGAGCGGGAAGGTCTTCGGCGGCAGTCCGTCGAACAGATGGTTGCCGTTCAGGAAGCCGAGCGGGGGAGAATCGCACGAGATCTGCACGACGAGTTCGGTCACCTGTTCGCCACGGTGATCGACAGACTCAGCACGCTACAGAACTCCGAAAGCCCGACAGCGCGCCAGACCGCCGCCGACGTCCGGAAGATCGTCCGTCAGGGAATACAGGTTGCCCGATCCGTCGCGTGGTCATTGAGGCCTTCGGGGCTCGATGACCTCGGGCTCATCGGGTGCGTTGAACAATATGTCGAGGACTGCCGTCAGATCTACCCGATCCGCATCGAACTCATCTCTCCGACACGGCCGCCAGCCCTCTCGGCTGCAGTCGCTACCGCCATCTTCCGGATCGTGCAGGAGGCACTCACCAATATCGGCCGACACAGCGGCGCCAGCGAGGCCAGCGTCACGATCGTGAACTCCGGTGATGCTCTGCGTGTCGTAGTCGAAGACAACGGCACCGGATTCGATCTCGAGGTCGCCGGTCAGCGTCGTTCCCTCGGGTTGATCGGAATGCGCGAACGGGCGCGCCTTGCTGGTGGACGGCTGAGTGTCGAATCCCCTCCAGGACAAGGCGTGACGATCATGGTGGAGGTGCCAATCGAACGATGACCAGCGTAATAGTCTGCGACGACCACGGCATCATCCGCTCCGGTATCGCGCGCATCCTCGAGACCACCCCGGACTTCCAGCTGATGGCGTCCCCATCAACCGGGACGCGTCTTATGGAAACGTTGCAGCACGTCAAGCCGGACCTACTCGTCCTCGACATTCGACTAACCGATTGCAGTGGTCTCGACCTTTTGGGGCAGATTTCCATCGTCGCACCAGAAACCCGTGTCGTGATGCTCAGTATGTACGGCGCCAAGGGGTACATCGACAAGGCCAAGGCGCGGGGTGCGCGAGGTTACATCACCAAGGAATGCCTCGACGAGGAGCTTGTATCGGTCCTGCATGCGGTGATGCGGGATGAAGGATTTATTTCCTTCCCTTCAGCGACGCCCAACACAGGGAGTCGCGAAAAATTCTCCGAGGCCAACATTGACGCACTGTCTTCGCGGGAACTCGAGGTGATGAAACTTATCGCGTCCGGCCTCACCAACACGGAAATCGGCGAGGAACTTACTGTCTCACCACGAACTGTCGAGAGCCATCGGGCCAGCATCCAACGCAAGCTGATGATCCGTACGCGTGCCGAACTTGCCCGCGTAGCCCGAGACGCGGGCCTTCTGGACTAGATCGTCGCGCGAGAGGGCATTCCTGGTCGCGGGGGCCCAGGCGTGGCGCCCGTCGACTGATCCTGTCAATATCGCAGTGATGCAACGGCATTCCGAAGCGAGCTGCGAGCCCGAATCTTCGCAGCGCGTGCAATCTGCGGCGTCGACGTGATGTGGACATCCGTAGTTTTCCCGGATGTTCGGCGAGTCCCCGAACACGTTAACTGGATCACAGACACAGATGAATGTAAACGAAGGAAGGGCCCGCCGATGACTGTATCGACAGAAACGACAGAACAGCCAGGATCCACGATCGAGGTAGCCGGAATCGCCACGAACTTCCATGAGGCAGGATCGGGCGACCCCGTGTTGCTTCTGCACGGCTCAGGACCCGGCGTATCGGCGTGGGCGAACTGGCAGCACACCATCCCGGTGCTCGCTGAGCGTCACCGCGTGCTGGCGCCCGACCTCGTCGGGTTCGGCTACACGGAGCGCCCCACCGACATTCGATATTCTGCGCAAACGTGGATCGATCACGTATGGGGATTCCTCGATGCGATGAAGATCGAACGCACTTCGATCGTCGGCAACTCGCTAGGGGGTTTTCTCGCTTTGGCCACGGCCATCAAGCGCCCCGAACTTCTGAATCGGATGGTGCTGCTGGGTACTCCAAGCCCTGGAATGACCCCCAGCGAGGGCCTAGCCGCACTGCGCACATACGAGCCTTCGTTGAAGGGCATGGAGGAACTGCTCATCAAGTATTTCGCCGTCGATCCGACCATCATCACCCCCGAACTCGTCCAACTCCGGCACGAGGCCAGCATCGCCCCCGGGGCATTCGAGACGTACCGCAAGATGGAGATCAACCCCAAGACCGGGGCCAGCGAGCTAGGAATCGAGGCAGGTGATTACGCCCGCATCGCCACCCCGACCCTGGTCGTCCACGGCCGTGAGGATCGCGTAATTCCGGTCGAGGCGGGGATCAACCTGATGAACACGCTGCCGAATGCTGATCTTCACGTCTTCAGTCGCTGCGGCCATTGGACGCAGGTCGAGCGGGCAAGCGAATTCTCGGCGGTCGTGGATCGGTTTCTGTCGAACTAGGGCATCTCCGACAAATGTTGGGTCC comes from Rhodococcus oxybenzonivorans and encodes:
- a CDS encoding AAA family ATPase; this encodes MDIVGVPAPLRPIFLKLLDPRAGQRFETAEDVLAAAEAVVATGSRETRPTSAGAPSGHHGSLAYMEPPLVGRSDELAALTASIDGAARSQGTVMCLSGESGVGKSRLLDAVVAHAEEAGVTLMRTGAFDHAPARPLGLFAGPLRDVVAYLMANPLAAQRVREDMADLLPAALEQVPELAEALEENWPAAHGAQRSFTKNTAPAGPTSIARLLLSVFDEERPGLIVLDDCQWADDLSWQVLARLAATISSDRTRSDSNVSLICSCRTEAVAQVFAWGVTDITFVGLESLSDKDTETLIRSISDGIPDEVIPYVTKYSKGNPLETLLAFQALVDSSALKHKSDRWFLDESAMAALALQPHIHDSHAALGNSGARTDVLISPRLSLLSPETERAIRQGAVLGRRFSSRLLQVCLQASPTDVEQLMMEAAQLRIVRRVADGDGNEFEFAHDRLREAVLGNLTDATRRELHLRAAHALQGHFEVRADYDIAYHFDQAGRAASAVPFALRAGEAGLRRNALDVAERNFKIAETGLALCESADDIARFRLYEGLGTVHMLLGSYDLAAHELARAHEFTGTHSGLDAARIAALLGELAFKTGRFDDATDWMQRGMHGLDLRMPRSSAHAGLLAVGEVGLLALGWLSRRLRLGRAPVDTERCRLAALIHDRLVYQLWFIKSPIWVALAILRCARFANTAGGTRERAHAYCGAAVIAGIAPILAPLALRLADFSLRLSQTAGDDWGIAHAHHFRGFALYAANRYDAAIAAFDTANTGFDVLGDRWEQVAAMWQKSLCLARQGKLHEAGTLARDTYWEGKRRGDRIGAGTALAIWVQCLPGDVNVETIAREVRLTNPGDHHTLAMLHAARAWRLFHTKQYAPALDAFRQADEIIRASGLRNHFLVPILTSYLQVLRLSLAAGPDPWTAEYRDQAKTARRLLRRARRLAVVFCSERPAVLREWALASFSQRHKWRGRILLGAACRSAHRQQAQGELAACALVAALVGLEPRRGPLRGLPPLAEQCLSLGIRVDGAIVESAHPRELFVGRGPARHRALLDAVSSIVASDDLDEVLDKLRDATFATTTARRVEIADGPAPSDLVGVHEPLPTPLFGDSRTVGEGPEMRVTDRLSVRVPVDGHAEKSIIAAFPLGEGEYHRPTMEVLAALAGAVIEREGLRRQSVEQMVAVQEAERGRIARDLHDEFGHLFATVIDRLSTLQNSESPTARQTAADVRKIVRQGIQVARSVAWSLRPSGLDDLGLIGCVEQYVEDCRQIYPIRIELISPTRPPALSAAVATAIFRIVQEALTNIGRHSGASEASVTIVNSGDALRVVVEDNGTGFDLEVAGQRRSLGLIGMRERARLAGGRLSVESPPGQGVTIMVEVPIER
- a CDS encoding alpha/beta fold hydrolase; translation: MTVSTETTEQPGSTIEVAGIATNFHEAGSGDPVLLLHGSGPGVSAWANWQHTIPVLAERHRVLAPDLVGFGYTERPTDIRYSAQTWIDHVWGFLDAMKIERTSIVGNSLGGFLALATAIKRPELLNRMVLLGTPSPGMTPSEGLAALRTYEPSLKGMEELLIKYFAVDPTIITPELVQLRHEASIAPGAFETYRKMEINPKTGASELGIEAGDYARIATPTLVVHGREDRVIPVEAGINLMNTLPNADLHVFSRCGHWTQVERASEFSAVVDRFLSN
- the bphC gene encoding biphenyl-2,3-diol 1,2-dioxygenase, which codes for MSVQRLGYMGFEVSDVQAWRSFTTEKLGAMEAAGDDNSARFRTDSRSWRLSVEKGASDDISFAGFEVDNAEALHAIGERLESQGIKVTAEGSELAADRGVLGLISCSDPMGTRVEIYYGATELFEEPFVSPTGVGSFLTGDQGLGHYVMAVPDIDAAMEFYVEGLGLHLSDIIDWTLPGDVKAKLHFLHCNGRHHSLAIVGLPQTKKLHHFMLELERMDDVGFAYDKFDADQSVVMTLGRHTNDHMLSFYGATPSGFAVEYGWGARQVEPGWSVVRYDKISMWGHKFVGSH
- a CDS encoding response regulator transcription factor, whose product is MTSVIVCDDHGIIRSGIARILETTPDFQLMASPSTGTRLMETLQHVKPDLLVLDIRLTDCSGLDLLGQISIVAPETRVVMLSMYGAKGYIDKAKARGARGYITKECLDEELVSVLHAVMRDEGFISFPSATPNTGSREKFSEANIDALSSRELEVMKLIASGLTNTEIGEELTVSPRTVESHRASIQRKLMIRTRAELARVARDAGLLD
- a CDS encoding protein kinase domain-containing protein; the encoded protein is MRFDTVRVLRDSPGITTTLALSDEAHDRFVVRRLDLSMERPWSAQWLEGELEATCRARLPHIVPTRIVRKGPDYVELVRPFVAGLDIREWHAQEPRVSSEAELELVCNLFYALARLHRMGIAHGGVRPANIMLTEGSNELVLLDATVTRSQLGGLTHPADLTESRYLLPEGHGLAHPTAGFAADIYAAGWVVLEALAETNRTASALRRVKPQDDAFTEPSH